TCCTCGACGTCCCCGGTCTGGTCGGCGGCGAGGGGCGCCACGCGCACCCGCCGCTCGCCTTCATGCTGCTCGCGACGGCGCTCGCGGCGGGCGGCCTCGCCCTCGCCTGGGTGTTGTACGTCAGGCGGCCCGGCCTCCCGTCGCTGGTCGCGGGGCGCCTGGGCGCCGTCTACCCGCTCGTGCGCGACAAGTTCCGCGTCGACGAGTTCTACGACGCGACGGTCGTGCGCCCGGTGTTCGCGCTCGCCGACGTGAGCGCCGTGCACATCGACCCGCAGCTCATCGACGGCGCGGTCAACGGCGCGGCGCGGGTCGTCGCGGCGACCAGCAGCGCGTGGCGGCGCGTCCAGACCGGCAACGTGCAGCACTACGCGCTCTCCTTCCTCGCCGGCGCGCTCGCGCTCCTCGGCTACTGGGTGACGCGCTGATGCTGCTGACGCTCGTCGTGTTCTCGCCGCTCGCGGGCGCGGCCCTGCTGGCGCTCCTGCCGCGCGAGGAGGTGCGCGGCATCCGGCGCGCGGCGCTCGCGTTCGCGCTCGTGACGCTCGCGCTCTCGCTCGTGATGCTGGGGCGTTTCCAGGCGGGCGTCGCCGACTTCCAGATGCGCGAGCGCGCGGCGTGGATCCCGCAGTGGGGGATCGAGTACCGCCTGGGCGTCGACGGCGTGAGCCTCTTCCTCGTGCTGCTCACCACCGTGCTCACGCCGATCGTCGTGCTCGCCTCGTGGGGCGACATCCACCGCCGGGTGAAGGAGTTCTTCGCCTTCCTGCTCGTGCTCGAGACCGGAATGCTCGGTACCTTCGTCGCCCTCGACATGTTCCTCTTCTACGTCTTCTGGGAGGTGATGCTCGTCCCGATGTACTTCCTGATCGGCGTGTGGGGCGGGCCGGGCCGCATCTACGCGGCGCTCAAGTTCGTGCTCTTCACGATGGTGGGGAGCCTCCTCATGCTGGTCGCGATCCTCTACTGCGCCTGGCGCGTGCGGACCGCCACCGGGCTGTGGAGCTTCGCCTACGAGACGTGGCTCGCGCGGCTCGCCCTCTCGCCCCGCGAGCAGCTCTGGCTCTTCGCGGCCTTCGCGCTCGCCTTCGCCATCAAGGTGCCCCTCTTCCCGCTCCACACCTGGCTCCCCGACGCGCACGTCGAGGCGCCGACCGGCGGCTCGGTCATCCTGGCGGGCGTGCTGCTCAAGATGGGGACCTACGGCTTCCTCCGTTTCGCGCTGCCCCTCTTCCCGGGCGCGGTGGCGCCGGCGGCGCCCCTCGTGATCACCCTCGCCGTCGCCGGCATCGTCTACGGCGCGCTGGTGGCGACGGTGCAACCCGACTTGAAGAAGCTCGTCGCCTACTCCTCGGTCTCGCACCTGGGCTTCGTCATGCTCGGCCTCTTCGCGCTCCACCCCACGGCGGTGGCGGGCAGCGTCTAC
This genomic window from Deltaproteobacteria bacterium contains:
- a CDS encoding NADH-quinone oxidoreductase subunit M, coding for MLLTLVVFSPLAGAALLALLPREEVRGIRRAALAFALVTLALSLVMLGRFQAGVADFQMRERAAWIPQWGIEYRLGVDGVSLFLVLLTTVLTPIVVLASWGDIHRRVKEFFAFLLVLETGMLGTFVALDMFLFYVFWEVMLVPMYFLIGVWGGPGRIYAALKFVLFTMVGSLLMLVAILYCAWRVRTATGLWSFAYETWLARLALSPREQLWLFAAFALAFAIKVPLFPLHTWLPDAHVEAPTGGSVILAGVLLKMGTYGFLRFALPLFPGAVAPAAPLVITLAVAGIVYGALVATVQPDLKKLVAYSSVSHLGFVMLGLFALHPTAVAGSVYQMLNHGLSTGGLFLLVGMIYERRHTRLIADFGGLWTAVPVYAAFFMVIMLASAGLPGLNGFVGEFLILLGSFSRWPWATAVATSGVVLGALYLLWMYQRVIFGPLAHAENATLPDLSAREVTVLVPVVALCLVMGLFPAPFLTRMQPSIDLILQRLAPPPAVAAR